A window of the Acidovorax sp. YS12 genome harbors these coding sequences:
- a CDS encoding helix-turn-helix domain-containing protein encodes MPTLPPADDDDARYLALKARDARFDGRFFTGVTSTGIYCRPVCAVRTPRRENCRFFALAAQAEHAGFRPCLRCRPELAPQALAWSVQDAGAILVRQALRLLDTPQAGSPLEGGALVAQLAARLGVSDRHLRRLFEAALGISPLQYLQTRRLLAAKQLLTDTCLPVTQVALASGFASVRRFNAAFVQHYGLNPTQLRRTGPADPGRSRPVRLGYRPPYDPAALLAFFAARQIPAVEAADALALRRTARLACGGGEHTGWLETAFDTARSLVALSVSDSLLPVLPQVIARVRAMLDLDADPAAIAAVLHGDFPEGDGLRVPGCFDGFELAVRAVLGQQITVAAARTLAQRLVERFGTPIETPWPGLNRLFPAPAVLAAAEGEALGQLGIVRQRQAAIVALARAVNTGQIALHAHADVPATTAALCQLPGIGDWTAQYIAMRALRWPDAFPSGDVALHKALGVQGTRQPARAAAEAAQAWRPWRSYAVVRAWATL; translated from the coding sequence ATGCCCACCCTGCCTCCCGCCGACGATGACGACGCCCGCTACCTCGCCCTGAAGGCGCGCGATGCGCGCTTCGACGGGCGCTTCTTCACGGGTGTGACCTCCACCGGCATCTACTGCCGCCCGGTCTGCGCCGTGCGCACGCCGCGGCGCGAGAACTGCCGCTTCTTCGCCCTGGCCGCGCAGGCCGAGCACGCGGGCTTCCGGCCCTGCCTGCGCTGCCGGCCGGAGCTGGCGCCGCAGGCGCTCGCCTGGTCGGTGCAGGACGCGGGCGCCATCCTCGTGCGCCAGGCCCTGCGCCTGCTCGACACGCCGCAGGCCGGCAGCCCGCTGGAAGGCGGCGCCCTGGTGGCGCAACTGGCCGCCCGCCTGGGCGTGAGCGACCGCCACCTGCGCCGCCTGTTCGAGGCGGCGCTCGGCATCTCCCCGCTGCAGTACCTGCAGACGCGGCGGCTGCTGGCGGCCAAGCAGTTGCTGACCGACACCTGCCTGCCCGTCACCCAGGTGGCGCTGGCCAGCGGCTTCGCCAGCGTGCGGCGTTTCAACGCCGCCTTCGTCCAGCACTACGGACTCAATCCCACGCAATTGCGGCGCACGGGCCCGGCGGACCCGGGGCGCAGCCGCCCGGTGCGCCTGGGCTACCGCCCGCCGTACGACCCTGCGGCGCTGCTCGCCTTTTTCGCCGCGCGGCAAATCCCCGCCGTCGAGGCGGCCGATGCGCTGGCGCTGCGCCGCACGGCGCGGCTGGCCTGCGGCGGCGGCGAGCACACGGGGTGGCTCGAAACCGCCTTCGATACGGCGCGCAGCCTGGTGGCGCTCTCGGTGAGCGACAGCCTGCTGCCCGTGCTGCCCCAGGTGATCGCCCGCGTGCGCGCCATGCTGGACCTGGACGCCGACCCGGCCGCCATCGCCGCCGTGCTGCATGGCGACTTTCCCGAGGGCGACGGCCTGCGCGTGCCCGGCTGCTTCGACGGCTTCGAGCTGGCGGTGCGCGCCGTCCTCGGGCAGCAGATCACGGTGGCGGCGGCGCGCACCCTGGCGCAGCGCCTGGTGGAGCGTTTCGGCACGCCCATCGAAACGCCCTGGCCCGGGCTGAACCGCCTCTTCCCGGCCCCCGCCGTGCTGGCCGCCGCCGAGGGCGAGGCCCTGGGACAGCTGGGCATCGTGCGCCAGCGCCAGGCCGCCATCGTGGCGCTGGCGCGCGCCGTGAACACCGGCCAGATCGCCCTGCATGCCCATGCCGACGTGCCGGCCACCACGGCGGCGCTGTGCCAACTGCCCGGCATTGGCGACTGGACGGCACAGTACATCGCCATGCGCGCCTTGCGCTGGCCCGACGCCTTCCCCAGCGGCGACGTGGCGCTGCACAAGGCCCTGGGCGTGCAAGGCACACGCCAGCCCGCCCGCGCCGCGGCCGAGGCGGCGCAGGCCTGGCGGCCGTGGCGCAGCTACGCGGTGGTGCGCGCCTGGGCCACGCTCTGA
- a CDS encoding DMT family transporter, with the protein MTASTATPAPSWLGEFLLLSALWGASFLFMRLGAAEFGPLPTAGLRVALAAAFLCPILLRQGQWPALRRHWRPILVAGLINSAIPFALFAWAVMHIATGLTSILNATVPLFGALVAWAWLGDRINRLRWLGLALGFVGVALLAWRAPGGVGAGGTHAGWALLACLLASTCYAVAASYTRRYLAGVPALASATGSLLGAALVLALPTLWFWPATMPGPRAWGAVAAIAVLCTGIAYIMYFRLIARVGSSRALAVTFLAPVFAVVYGMLFLGERVTPWMLGCGLVIVCGTLLSTGLVTWRTGGR; encoded by the coding sequence ATGACTGCATCCACCGCCACGCCGGCCCCTTCCTGGCTCGGGGAGTTCCTGCTGCTCTCCGCCCTGTGGGGCGCTTCGTTCCTGTTCATGCGCCTGGGCGCGGCCGAGTTCGGCCCGCTGCCCACGGCCGGGCTGCGCGTGGCGCTGGCGGCGGCGTTCCTCTGCCCCATCCTGCTGCGCCAGGGGCAATGGCCGGCGCTGCGCCGGCACTGGCGGCCGATCCTGGTGGCCGGGCTGATCAATTCGGCCATCCCGTTCGCCTTGTTCGCCTGGGCCGTGATGCACATCGCCACCGGGCTGACCTCGATCCTCAATGCCACGGTGCCGCTGTTCGGCGCCCTCGTGGCCTGGGCCTGGCTCGGCGACCGCATCAACCGGCTGCGCTGGCTCGGCCTCGCGCTGGGCTTCGTCGGGGTGGCGCTGCTGGCCTGGCGCGCGCCCGGGGGCGTGGGCGCCGGGGGCACCCACGCGGGCTGGGCCCTGCTGGCCTGCCTGCTGGCTTCGACCTGCTACGCGGTGGCCGCCAGCTACACGCGGCGCTACCTGGCAGGCGTGCCCGCCCTGGCATCGGCCACGGGCAGCCTGCTGGGCGCGGCCCTGGTGCTGGCGCTGCCCACCCTGTGGTTCTGGCCCGCCACCATGCCGGGGCCGCGCGCCTGGGGCGCGGTGGCCGCCATCGCCGTGCTGTGCACGGGGATCGCGTACATCATGTACTTCCGCCTGATCGCGCGCGTCGGCTCCAGCCGCGCGCTGGCCGTGACGTTCCTGGCGCCGGTGTTCGCCGTCGTCTACGGCATGCTGTTCCTGGGTGAGCGCGTCACGCCGTGGATGCTGGGGTGCGGGCTGGTCATCGTCTGCGGCACGCTGCTCTCCACCGGCCTGGTCACCTGGCGCACGGGGGGGCGCTGA
- a CDS encoding phosphomannomutase/phosphoglucomutase produces MQISPTIFKAYDIRGIVPSTLNAAVALGLGRAFGTAARAQGQTVVAVGRDGRLSGPELSAALIQGLVESGVEVIDIGLCTTPMLYFAAATLCQSGIQITGSHNPKDYNGFKMVLAGRAIHDEDIQQLRRTMEAESWQLAPGGSVRQADVLPAYVQRIVGDVKLARPMKIVVDCGNGVAGASAPGIFRALGCEVVELFSEVDGNFPNHHPDPSKPENLRDLIAALQGTGAELGLAFDGDGDRLGIVTRDGQNIFPDRQMMLFAQDVLSRVPGGTILFDVKCTQRLAPAIQAAGGQPLMYKTGHSLIKARMKEVDSPLGGEMSGHIFFKERWYGFDDGTYAGCRLLEILSRSNDPSAVLNALPTSHSTPELNVQCAEGEPHQLTAALQALAGEAFAAPAQVSTIDGLRVDWPDGFGLIRASNTTPVLVLRFEGHTEEALQRIEAHMRALLERVKPGAQVGSAAH; encoded by the coding sequence GTGCAGATCTCGCCCACCATCTTCAAGGCCTACGACATCCGCGGCATCGTTCCGAGCACCCTGAACGCCGCCGTGGCCCTGGGCCTGGGGCGCGCCTTCGGCACGGCCGCGCGGGCCCAGGGGCAGACCGTGGTGGCCGTGGGGCGCGATGGCCGCCTTTCGGGGCCGGAGCTGTCGGCCGCGCTGATCCAGGGCCTGGTGGAAAGCGGCGTCGAGGTCATCGACATCGGCCTGTGCACCACGCCCATGCTGTACTTCGCGGCGGCCACGCTGTGCCAGAGCGGCATCCAGATCACGGGCAGCCACAACCCCAAGGACTACAACGGCTTCAAGATGGTGCTGGCCGGCCGCGCCATCCATGACGAGGACATTCAGCAACTGCGCCGCACGATGGAAGCGGAGTCCTGGCAGCTCGCCCCCGGCGGCAGCGTGCGCCAGGCCGACGTGCTGCCCGCCTACGTGCAGCGCATCGTGGGCGACGTGAAGCTCGCGCGCCCGATGAAGATCGTGGTGGACTGCGGCAACGGCGTGGCGGGTGCGTCGGCGCCCGGCATCTTCCGTGCGCTGGGCTGCGAGGTGGTCGAGCTGTTCTCCGAGGTGGACGGCAACTTCCCCAACCACCACCCCGACCCGAGCAAGCCCGAGAACCTGCGCGACCTGATCGCCGCGCTGCAGGGCACCGGCGCCGAGCTGGGCCTGGCCTTCGACGGCGACGGCGACCGCCTGGGCATCGTCACCAGGGACGGCCAGAACATCTTCCCCGACCGCCAGATGATGCTGTTCGCGCAGGACGTGCTCTCGCGCGTGCCGGGCGGCACCATCCTGTTCGACGTGAAGTGCACGCAGCGCCTGGCGCCCGCCATCCAGGCGGCTGGCGGGCAGCCGCTGATGTACAAGACGGGCCACTCGCTCATCAAGGCGCGCATGAAGGAGGTGGATTCGCCCCTGGGCGGCGAGATGAGCGGCCACATCTTCTTCAAGGAGCGCTGGTACGGCTTCGACGACGGCACCTACGCGGGCTGCCGCCTGCTGGAAATCCTGAGCCGCAGCAACGACCCCAGCGCCGTGCTCAACGCCCTGCCCACGAGCCACTCCACGCCCGAACTCAACGTGCAGTGCGCCGAGGGCGAGCCGCACCAGCTCACGGCCGCGCTGCAGGCTCTTGCGGGCGAGGCCTTCGCCGCGCCCGCGCAGGTCAGCACCATCGACGGCCTGCGCGTGGACTGGCCCGACGGCTTCGGCCTGATCCGCGCAAGCAACACCACGCCCGTGCTGGTGCTGCGCTTCGAGGGCCACACGGAAGAGGCGCTGCAACGCATCGAGGCGCACATGCGCGCGCTGCTGGAGCGCGTGAAGCCCGGCGCGCAGGTGGGCAGCGCCGCACACTGA
- a CDS encoding methylated-DNA--[protein]-cysteine S-methyltransferase: MHYPPDTVQGRCTSPLGEVRLAASSQGLVGLWFDGQRHLPAQLDGPGAWPAADAHPVLREAARQLQEYLGGTRTRFDLPLDLHGGTPFQQAVWQALCAIPRGRTTSYLAIAQALGKPAAVRAVGAAVGRNPVSVAVPCHRVLGSDGSLTGYAGGLERKRALLRLEDAATPPPSTPS, translated from the coding sequence ATGCACTATCCCCCCGACACCGTTCAAGGCCGCTGCACTTCGCCGCTGGGCGAAGTGCGCCTGGCCGCCTCGTCCCAGGGGCTCGTGGGCCTGTGGTTCGACGGCCAGCGCCATCTGCCGGCGCAGCTCGACGGGCCGGGCGCCTGGCCCGCCGCCGACGCCCACCCGGTGCTGCGCGAGGCGGCCCGCCAGCTGCAGGAATACCTGGGCGGCACGCGCACGCGCTTCGACCTGCCGCTGGACCTGCACGGCGGCACGCCCTTCCAGCAGGCGGTGTGGCAGGCGCTGTGCGCCATTCCGCGCGGCCGCACCACGAGCTACCTGGCCATCGCGCAAGCGCTGGGCAAGCCCGCCGCCGTGCGCGCCGTGGGCGCCGCCGTGGGCCGCAACCCGGTGAGCGTGGCCGTGCCCTGCCACCGGGTGCTGGGCAGCGACGGCAGCCTCACGGGCTATGCCGGCGGGCTGGAGCGCAAGCGCGCGCTGCTGCGGCTCGAGGACGCCGCCACTCCCCCACCTTCCACCCCTTCATGA
- a CDS encoding 3-deoxy-D-manno-octulosonic acid transferase translates to MALAVRWLYSTLTWAAQPLLRRKLRRRAVAESGYAVAVEERFGRYGQPAGSGFVWVHAVSLGETRAAAILLAALRRALPGMRLLLTHGTATGRAEGAKLLQPGDVQVWQPWDTPAAVQRFLRQFRPALGILMETEVWPNLVAACRRQGIPLALANARLNDTSLRKAQRLGWLARPAYRGLVAVWAQTEADAQRLRTLGAPVQGVFGNLKFDVEPDGAQLAQGRAWRAMQARPVVLLASSREGEEALWLEIFKQKTAPALMGQAPAAINSEVQWLIVPRHPQRFDAVEAMLRAAGLSVARRSRWQGAPPQADVWLGDSLGEMALYYGLADVALLGGSFAPLGGQNLIEAAACACPVVLGPHTFNFAEAAQKACAAGAARRVAGMAQGVDAAYMLACDAGALAAARTAALEFAQAHRGAAQATADAARRLLGR, encoded by the coding sequence CTGGCCCTTGCCGTGCGCTGGCTCTACAGCACCCTGACCTGGGCCGCACAGCCGTTGCTGCGCCGTAAGCTGCGCCGCCGCGCCGTGGCTGAGTCGGGCTATGCCGTGGCGGTGGAGGAGCGCTTCGGCCGCTACGGCCAGCCCGCGGGTTCCGGCTTCGTCTGGGTGCACGCCGTCTCGCTGGGCGAAACGCGCGCCGCCGCCATCCTGCTGGCCGCGCTGCGGCGCGCGCTGCCCGGCATGCGCCTGCTGCTGACCCACGGCACGGCCACTGGCCGCGCCGAAGGCGCCAAGCTCTTGCAGCCGGGCGACGTACAGGTCTGGCAGCCCTGGGACACGCCCGCTGCCGTGCAGCGCTTTCTGCGCCAGTTCCGCCCGGCGCTGGGCATCCTCATGGAAACCGAGGTCTGGCCGAACCTGGTGGCGGCGTGCCGCCGCCAGGGCATTCCCCTGGCGCTGGCCAATGCGCGCCTGAACGACACCTCGCTGCGCAAGGCGCAGCGCCTGGGCTGGCTGGCGCGCCCGGCCTACCGGGGCCTGGTGGCGGTGTGGGCGCAGACCGAGGCCGACGCCCAGCGCCTGCGCACGCTGGGCGCGCCCGTGCAGGGGGTTTTCGGCAACCTGAAGTTCGACGTCGAGCCCGACGGCGCCCAACTCGCGCAGGGCCGCGCCTGGCGCGCCATGCAGGCGCGGCCCGTGGTGCTGCTGGCCAGCAGCCGCGAGGGCGAGGAAGCCCTGTGGCTCGAGATTTTCAAGCAAAAAACGGCTCCAGCCCTTATGGGGCAAGCGCCAGCAGCTATCAATTCGGAAGTGCAGTGGCTCATCGTGCCGCGCCATCCGCAGCGTTTCGATGCCGTGGAGGCGATGCTGCGGGCGGCGGGCCTGTCGGTGGCGCGGCGCAGTCGCTGGCAGGGCGCGCCGCCGCAGGCCGACGTCTGGCTGGGCGACAGCCTGGGCGAAATGGCGCTGTACTACGGCCTGGCCGACGTGGCCTTGCTCGGCGGCAGCTTCGCGCCGCTCGGGGGGCAGAACCTCATCGAAGCCGCGGCCTGCGCCTGCCCCGTGGTGCTGGGGCCGCACACCTTCAACTTTGCCGAAGCGGCGCAGAAGGCCTGCGCCGCCGGAGCGGCCCGCCGCGTGGCCGGCATGGCGCAGGGCGTGGATGCCGCGTACATGCTGGCGTGCGATGCCGGGGCGCTGGCCGCGGCGCGCACAGCCGCCCTGGAGTTTGCCCAGGCGCACCGCGGGGCGGCGCAGGCCACGGCCGACGCCGCGCGCCGCCTGTTGGGCCGATGA